In the Kitasatospora terrestris genome, one interval contains:
- a CDS encoding ABC transporter permease: protein MSATGVADGRVAAEGYRPGRTLPLRVEALRQLRRRRTMVVGGVLFAMPFVVLGAIWIGGSPGRENRTSFIELATSSGLNFATTMLFMGTGFLLVIPVALFCGDTVASEASWSSLRYLLAAPVPRARLLARKLTVALAFSAAAVVLLPLVGLAVGTAAYGWGDLKLPTGVSLPAGEALPRLAVAVAFVFLSELVVGALAFWLSTATDAPLGAVGGAVFASIVTGVLDAVTALGSLREWLPAHWQYSWADALQPQVEWGGMLQGVSLSVSYAIVLVALAFRGFARKDVVS, encoded by the coding sequence ATGAGTGCCACGGGTGTTGCGGACGGCCGGGTCGCGGCGGAGGGCTACCGGCCCGGGCGCACCCTGCCGCTGCGGGTGGAGGCGCTGCGCCAACTGCGGCGCCGGCGCACCATGGTGGTCGGCGGGGTGCTGTTCGCGATGCCGTTCGTGGTGCTCGGCGCGATCTGGATCGGTGGCTCGCCCGGCCGGGAGAACCGCACCTCGTTCATCGAGCTGGCCACCTCCTCGGGGCTGAACTTCGCCACCACCATGCTGTTCATGGGCACCGGGTTCCTGCTGGTGATCCCGGTCGCGCTGTTCTGCGGCGACACGGTCGCCTCCGAGGCCAGCTGGTCCTCGCTGCGCTACCTGCTGGCCGCCCCGGTGCCGCGGGCCCGGCTGCTGGCCCGCAAGCTGACCGTGGCGCTGGCCTTCTCGGCGGCCGCGGTGGTGCTGCTCCCGCTGGTCGGACTGGCGGTGGGCACCGCCGCGTACGGCTGGGGCGACCTGAAGCTGCCCACCGGGGTCAGCCTCCCCGCCGGGGAGGCGCTGCCGCGCCTGGCGGTCGCGGTGGCCTTCGTCTTCCTCAGCGAACTCGTGGTCGGGGCGCTGGCGTTCTGGCTCTCCACGGCCACCGACGCGCCGCTCGGCGCGGTCGGCGGCGCGGTCTTCGCCTCGATCGTCACCGGCGTGCTGGACGCGGTCACCGCGCTCGGCTCGCTGCGCGAGTGGCTGCCCGCGCACTGGCAGTACTCCTGGGCCGACGCGCTCCAGCCACAGGTGGAGTGGGGCGGCATGCTGCAGGGCGTCTCGCTGTCGGTGTCGTACGCGATCGTGCTGGTCGCACTGGCCTTCCGCGGCTTCGCCCGCAAGGACGTGGTCTCCTAG
- a CDS encoding DUF4180 domain-containing protein encodes MTRRTDELEQVGAVPVLFCAAGGAPIDGDRAAGDLVGAAFSHGAQWIAVPVGRLPEEFFRLRTRLAGDVVQKFATYRLGLAVLGDISGHLESGTALRDFVRESNRGTQLWFLPDEDALRAKLL; translated from the coding sequence ATGACGCGACGGACGGACGAGCTGGAGCAGGTCGGCGCGGTGCCCGTGCTGTTCTGCGCGGCGGGCGGCGCGCCGATCGACGGCGACCGGGCGGCCGGCGACCTGGTCGGCGCCGCCTTCTCGCACGGCGCGCAGTGGATCGCGGTGCCGGTCGGGCGGCTGCCGGAGGAGTTCTTCCGGCTGCGCACCCGGCTGGCCGGTGACGTCGTCCAGAAGTTCGCCACTTACCGCCTGGGCCTGGCGGTCCTCGGCGACATCTCCGGCCACCTGGAGTCCGGTACGGCGCTGCGCGACTTCGTCCGCGAGTCCAACCGCGGCACCCAGCTCTGGTTCCTCCCCGACGAGGACGCGCTGCGCGCGAAGCTGCTCTAG
- a CDS encoding alpha/beta fold hydrolase: MSFGGAWRGRFRWRGRRVGRGTLVVALVAVLALAGFGAVAASGSSQPSVRQEDRFLELPETPGSAERVRIDTSFFTTGDGRRPAVLLAHGFGGSKEGERDRAQQLARSGYAVLTWSARGFGHSGGRIGLNAPDREVQDVKALVDWLAQRPEVQLDGPGDPRVGITGASYGGAISLLGAAYDSRIDAAAPGITWWNLGDALFPQGVRGGGAADGVFKKLWAGLFFTTGSASGLTDGRGPGGAPQGGAGEQQGPVGCGRFLDELCAMYDRVAVNGRADAEALAVLDRSSPSSVGDRIKVPTLVVQGQVDSLFPLDQGDRIARAVAANGAPVAVDWFAGGHDGGLETSDRVDARVTAWFDHYLAGKSTDTGPPFRLTRTGGLDSTGFQAVLRGAEAPSYPGLDGTGRRTVELAGREQTAANPPGGAPPNLSTLPGIGALAQLSSAGAGLAVDFPGQYAAFDSAPLDGPLHLTGAPSVPVRVRADRPEAVLFAKLYDVGPDGRQSLPQQLVAPLRVTGADAPGGRTVEVVLPTVDHAFEAGHRLRLVLAATDLAYWSPTEPATYRIAAAGPLTVPTVDGLHTEAAPLPARTWLLPLVALAVAALLLFGHRLRGRRFRTPAPDPALAGVPLQITGLSKRYKGSTDRYAVRELGFRVEQGQVLGLLGPNGAGKTTTLRMLMGLIRPDEGEIRIFGHAIRPGAPVLSRVGAFVEGAGFLPHLTGRANLHLYWQATGRPEGDAHFEEALEIAGLGEALDRAVRTYSQGMRQRLAIAQAMLGLPDLLILDEPTNGLDPPQIREMREVMIRYAAAGRTVIVSSHLLAEVEQSCTHLVVMDRGRLVTAGPVAEIVGAGELLLVTVAREYEADELAVAADKLAALGGVGEVQPVDGGLLVRLDGLPASRLTAELVRLGVPVEGVGPHRRLEDAFLSLIGGAA, encoded by the coding sequence GGGTGGGCCGCGGGACGCTGGTGGTGGCGCTGGTCGCCGTGCTGGCACTGGCGGGGTTCGGGGCGGTCGCCGCCTCGGGCTCCTCGCAGCCGTCCGTCCGGCAGGAGGACCGGTTCCTGGAGCTTCCGGAGACCCCCGGCAGCGCCGAGCGGGTCCGGATCGACACCTCCTTCTTCACCACCGGCGACGGACGCCGCCCGGCGGTGCTGCTGGCGCACGGCTTCGGCGGCTCCAAGGAGGGCGAACGGGACCGGGCCCAGCAGCTGGCCCGCTCCGGGTACGCGGTGCTGACCTGGTCGGCGCGCGGCTTCGGGCACTCGGGCGGCCGGATCGGCCTGAACGCCCCCGACCGCGAGGTGCAGGACGTCAAGGCCCTGGTCGACTGGCTGGCCCAGCGCCCCGAGGTGCAGCTGGACGGCCCGGGAGACCCGCGGGTGGGCATCACCGGCGCCTCGTACGGCGGCGCGATCTCGCTGCTCGGCGCCGCGTACGACTCCCGGATCGACGCCGCCGCGCCCGGCATCACCTGGTGGAACCTCGGCGACGCGCTCTTCCCGCAGGGTGTGCGGGGCGGCGGCGCGGCGGACGGCGTGTTCAAGAAGCTGTGGGCCGGGCTGTTCTTCACCACCGGTTCGGCGAGCGGGCTGACCGACGGCCGGGGCCCCGGCGGTGCCCCGCAGGGCGGCGCGGGCGAGCAGCAGGGCCCGGTCGGCTGCGGCCGGTTCCTGGACGAGCTGTGCGCGATGTACGACCGGGTCGCGGTGAACGGGCGGGCGGACGCCGAGGCGCTGGCCGTGCTCGACCGCTCCAGCCCGTCCTCGGTCGGCGACCGGATCAAGGTCCCCACCCTGGTGGTGCAGGGCCAGGTCGACTCGCTCTTCCCGCTCGACCAGGGCGACCGGATCGCCCGGGCGGTCGCCGCCAACGGCGCGCCGGTCGCGGTGGACTGGTTCGCCGGCGGCCACGACGGCGGCCTGGAGACCAGCGACCGGGTGGACGCCCGGGTCACCGCCTGGTTCGACCACTACCTGGCCGGGAAGTCCACCGACACCGGCCCGCCCTTCCGGCTGACCCGCACCGGCGGCCTGGACTCCACCGGCTTCCAGGCCGTGCTGCGCGGCGCCGAGGCGCCGAGCTACCCCGGCCTGGACGGCACCGGCCGGCGGACCGTGGAGCTGGCCGGCCGGGAGCAGACCGCGGCCAACCCGCCCGGCGGCGCCCCGCCGAACCTCTCCACCCTGCCCGGCATCGGCGCGCTCGCCCAGCTCTCCTCGGCGGGCGCCGGCCTGGCCGTCGACTTCCCCGGCCAGTACGCCGCCTTCGACTCCGCCCCGCTGGACGGCCCGCTGCACCTGACCGGCGCCCCGAGCGTCCCCGTCCGCGTGCGGGCCGACCGGCCGGAGGCGGTGCTCTTCGCCAAGCTGTACGACGTCGGCCCGGACGGGCGGCAGAGCCTGCCGCAGCAGCTGGTCGCCCCGCTGCGGGTCACCGGCGCGGACGCGCCCGGCGGCCGGACCGTCGAGGTGGTCCTGCCCACCGTCGACCACGCCTTCGAGGCCGGGCACCGGCTGCGGCTGGTGCTCGCCGCCACCGACCTGGCGTACTGGTCGCCCACCGAGCCGGCGACCTACCGGATCGCCGCGGCCGGCCCGCTGACCGTGCCCACCGTCGACGGCCTGCACACCGAGGCCGCACCGCTGCCCGCCCGGACCTGGCTGCTGCCGCTGGTCGCGCTCGCCGTCGCCGCGCTGCTGCTCTTCGGTCACCGGCTGCGCGGCCGCCGCTTCCGCACCCCGGCGCCGGACCCGGCGCTGGCCGGGGTGCCGCTGCAGATCACCGGCCTGTCCAAGCGCTACAAGGGCTCGACCGACCGGTACGCGGTCCGCGAGCTGGGCTTCCGGGTGGAGCAGGGCCAGGTGCTCGGCCTGCTCGGCCCCAACGGCGCCGGCAAGACCACCACGCTGCGGATGCTGATGGGCCTGATCCGGCCCGACGAGGGCGAGATCCGGATCTTCGGCCACGCGATCCGGCCCGGCGCGCCGGTGCTCTCCCGGGTCGGCGCCTTCGTCGAGGGCGCCGGCTTCCTGCCGCACCTCACCGGCCGGGCCAACCTGCACCTGTACTGGCAGGCCACCGGCCGGCCCGAGGGCGACGCGCACTTCGAGGAGGCGCTGGAGATCGCCGGACTCGGCGAGGCGCTGGACCGCGCGGTGCGCACCTACTCGCAGGGCATGCGGCAGCGCCTGGCGATCGCCCAGGCCATGCTCGGCCTGCCGGACCTGCTGATCCTCGACGAACCCACCAACGGGCTCGACCCGCCGCAGATCCGCGAGATGCGCGAGGTGATGATCCGGTATGCCGCCGCCGGGCGCACCGTGATCGTCTCCAGCCACCTGCTGGCCGAGGTCGAGCAGTCCTGCACCCACCTGGTGGTGATGGACCGCGGCCGCCTGGTCACCGCCGGGCCGGTCGCCGAGATCGTCGGCGCGGGCGAGCTGCTGCTGGTCACGGTGGCGCGCGAGTACGAGGCGGACGAGCTGGCGGTGGCCGCCGACAAGCTGGCCGCGCTCGGCGGGGTCGGCGAGGTGCAGCCGGTCGACGGCGGGCTGCTGGTCCGGCTGGACGGGCTGCCCGCGAGCCGGCTGACCGCGGAGCTGGTGCGGCTGGGGGTGCCCGTCGAGGGCGTCGGGCCGCACCGGCGGCTGGAGGACGCGTTCCTGTCCCTGATCGGAGGTGCGGCATGA
- a CDS encoding helix-turn-helix domain-containing protein — protein MQYYSVEQVAELLGLHVRTVRGYIREERLRATRIGKQYRIAREDLEAFTGAPAEAAPAHRHVEVSSIVRIEGIDAVAAGRLSTAALAGATGRRPDGTQLRVQTVHDAERATLQVVVLGSPGATAELLRIVEVLAEEME, from the coding sequence GTGCAGTACTACTCGGTGGAGCAGGTCGCGGAGCTGCTCGGTCTGCACGTCCGGACCGTGCGCGGATACATCCGCGAGGAGCGGCTGCGGGCCACCCGGATCGGCAAGCAGTACCGGATCGCCCGGGAGGACCTGGAGGCGTTCACCGGCGCCCCGGCCGAGGCGGCACCGGCCCACCGGCACGTCGAGGTCTCCTCGATCGTCCGGATCGAGGGCATCGACGCGGTCGCGGCCGGGCGGCTGAGCACCGCCGCGCTGGCCGGTGCCACCGGCCGGCGGCCGGACGGCACGCAGCTGCGGGTGCAGACCGTGCACGACGCGGAGCGCGCCACGCTGCAGGTGGTGGTGCTCGGGTCGCCGGGGGCGACCGCCGAACTCCTGCGCATCGTCGAGGTGCTGGCCGAGGAGATGGAATGA
- a CDS encoding M9 family metallopeptidase, translating to MSRTLFTLLLACCLAVGAFSARGHAAPRPAPQADRQAPRPAAGSAPTDAVDGRTALSERAPRTTDSLRPQPSKPAPRALAAAAACNVSDFTTRTGGALVTAVKGASVDCVNSLFPLTGSDAYGAFREAQMVAVAGALRDVSASYPGDNSGSATQLVLYLRAGYFAQWYHPADVGPYGSALQTAIRGALDAFFGSAHSRDVTDANGQTLSEAVTLIDSAAENARYLSVVKRLLSGYNSSYNASWYMLAAVNNTYTVLWRGHQNADFVTAVQNDGSVLTTLDAFATANNALLGGGQGYLVSNAGRELARFLQHPALQPTVRPLVKHLLDQSTMTGRTAALWVGAAEMTAEYDAANCAYYGTCDLANRLKAAVLTTSYTCSPSIRIVAQQMSATELADSCTSLLGQDAYFHGVVRDGGPVAGDTNTTIEVDVFDSSADYQTYAGAIFGIDTDNGGMYLEGNPAAAGNQPRFVAYEAEWVRPAFQIWNLNHEYTHYLDGRFDMYGDFNAGQAQPAVWWIEGFAEYVSYSYRGVTYTDAQTQAGRHTYALSTLFDTTYDNADSTRIYNWGYLAVRYMLQSHRADVDAVLAKYRAGDWTGARTYLKSTVGTRYDADFNSWLTACSAGNCDSAPQAPECTGADTRQLGKDCRRSGLAATTGNYSYLYLYVPAGTARLTVTSAGGTGNADLYYSGSTWATTGAYTARSTGSGNGETLTITNPPAGYHYISLYAQAGFSGVSVTTSF from the coding sequence ATGTCCCGAACCCTGTTCACCCTGTTGCTGGCGTGCTGCCTGGCCGTCGGCGCCTTCTCCGCACGCGGCCACGCGGCCCCCCGGCCCGCCCCGCAGGCGGACCGCCAGGCTCCGCGGCCTGCCGCCGGCTCCGCCCCCACGGACGCCGTCGACGGCCGCACCGCGCTCAGCGAGCGGGCCCCGCGCACCACCGACTCGCTCCGGCCGCAGCCGTCGAAGCCGGCCCCGCGCGCCCTCGCCGCGGCGGCGGCCTGCAACGTCTCCGACTTCACCACCCGCACCGGCGGCGCCCTGGTCACGGCGGTCAAGGGGGCGAGCGTCGACTGCGTCAACTCGCTCTTCCCGCTGACCGGTTCGGACGCCTACGGCGCGTTCCGCGAGGCCCAGATGGTGGCCGTGGCCGGCGCCCTGCGGGACGTCTCCGCGAGCTACCCCGGCGACAACTCCGGCTCCGCCACCCAGCTGGTGCTCTACCTGCGGGCCGGCTACTTCGCGCAGTGGTACCACCCCGCCGACGTCGGCCCGTACGGCAGCGCGCTGCAGACCGCGATCCGCGGCGCGCTGGACGCCTTCTTCGGCTCCGCGCACTCCCGCGACGTGACCGACGCCAACGGGCAGACCCTCTCCGAGGCGGTCACCCTGATCGACAGCGCCGCCGAGAACGCCCGCTACCTGTCGGTCGTCAAGCGCCTGCTGAGCGGCTACAACTCCTCCTACAACGCGTCCTGGTACATGCTCGCCGCGGTCAACAACACCTACACCGTGCTGTGGCGCGGCCACCAGAACGCCGACTTCGTCACCGCGGTGCAGAACGACGGCAGCGTGCTCACCACCCTGGACGCCTTCGCCACCGCCAACAACGCGCTGCTCGGCGGCGGCCAGGGCTACCTGGTCTCCAACGCCGGCCGCGAACTCGCCCGCTTCCTGCAGCACCCGGCGCTCCAGCCGACCGTGCGGCCGCTGGTCAAGCACCTGCTCGACCAGTCCACGATGACCGGCCGCACCGCCGCGCTGTGGGTCGGCGCGGCCGAGATGACCGCCGAGTACGACGCCGCGAACTGCGCCTACTACGGCACCTGCGACCTGGCGAACCGGCTCAAGGCGGCCGTGCTCACCACCAGCTACACCTGCAGCCCGAGCATCCGGATCGTCGCCCAGCAGATGAGCGCCACCGAACTCGCCGACAGCTGCACCAGCCTGCTGGGCCAGGACGCGTACTTCCACGGCGTGGTCCGCGACGGCGGCCCGGTCGCCGGCGACACCAACACCACCATCGAGGTCGACGTCTTCGACTCCAGCGCCGACTACCAGACCTACGCCGGCGCGATCTTCGGCATCGACACCGACAACGGCGGCATGTACCTGGAGGGCAACCCGGCCGCCGCCGGCAACCAGCCGCGCTTCGTCGCCTACGAGGCGGAGTGGGTCCGGCCCGCCTTCCAGATCTGGAACCTCAACCACGAGTACACCCACTACCTCGACGGCCGCTTCGACATGTACGGCGACTTCAACGCCGGCCAGGCCCAGCCCGCCGTCTGGTGGATCGAGGGCTTCGCCGAGTACGTCTCCTACTCCTACCGGGGCGTCACCTACACCGACGCGCAGACCCAGGCCGGCCGGCACACCTACGCGCTGTCCACGCTCTTCGACACCACCTACGACAACGCCGACTCCACCCGGATCTACAACTGGGGCTACCTGGCGGTCCGCTACATGCTCCAGTCGCACCGGGCCGACGTCGACGCGGTGCTCGCCAAGTACCGCGCCGGTGACTGGACCGGCGCCCGCACCTACCTGAAGTCCACCGTCGGCACCCGCTACGACGCCGACTTCAACAGCTGGCTCACCGCCTGCTCGGCCGGCAACTGCGACTCCGCGCCGCAGGCCCCCGAGTGCACCGGCGCCGACACCCGGCAGCTCGGCAAGGACTGCCGCCGCTCCGGCCTGGCCGCCACCACCGGGAACTACAGCTACCTGTACCTCTACGTCCCGGCCGGCACCGCCCGGCTCACCGTCACCTCCGCCGGCGGCACCGGCAACGCCGACCTGTACTACAGCGGCTCCACCTGGGCCACCACCGGCGCCTACACCGCCCGGTCCACCGGCTCCGGCAACGGCGAGACGCTGACGATCACCAACCCGCCCGCGGGCTACCACTACATCAGCCTGTACGCCCAGGCCGGCTTCAGCGGGGTGTCGGTGACGACCTCCTTCTGA